A genomic window from Pirellulaceae bacterium includes:
- a CDS encoding alginate lyase family protein has translation MKTILHEISTKPLTRLAISIAVLLAILPRIPLAADFAHPGLLHTQRDFDRIRVAVANQQEPIYSAFKLLVASPRASSDYNLRGPFPEWGRAPNIRTGETVSDAEAAYHNALMWAITGKQAHADKSIQIINAWMRSLKKVSGIDGVLASGLQGFKFANAAEILRHSDSGWSDSDAKRCEQWLMEVWHPTIEHYAYFANANWESAALQTKIAIAVYCNDRKLFEETVRYAVNGAGNGSIPHTIVYPSGQCQETTRAQHYAQLGLGLLVNAAEVAWNQGVDLYGWDNNRILQGFEYTAKYGLGEDVPYQHYLDRTGKYGFGGRNNQYDQISTISRGNFYPIFERPLNHYVKRRGLSVPYTTRVVASKRPEGFNHDHLGLGTLTHWRSPAPTTQPERPPAVPAGLVARTTAQGIRLSWVGSVEPISGTDATSYLIKRSNTPAPPYETQTQTTNQHFVDTTVEPGKLYHYIVSAINNVGQSDGSYPLATTAGLPLRWSNSDVGKVSVPGYAEHNGETFSLEGQGADIAGRHDSFHFVHTRMRGDGSITARIILPMSSQWTKPGVIMRESLDAGSAHASVLLLPHWKGAVVSRSNTDGETSTTDPIPIGKAHVIKKNRLMTPYWVRLVRAGNRFTGYMGSDEKNWQRLGSVEISVGKDVYVGLPACSQLKNVTTTVTYDNVNVPE, from the coding sequence ATGAAAACAATCTTGCATGAGATATCCACCAAACCACTAACCAGGTTGGCAATCAGCATCGCCGTTCTGTTGGCAATCCTTCCACGCATCCCCTTGGCCGCCGACTTTGCCCACCCAGGCTTGCTCCACACGCAACGCGACTTCGACCGCATACGAGTTGCCGTAGCCAACCAACAAGAGCCGATTTACTCAGCGTTCAAGCTGCTTGTCGCAAGCCCACGCGCAAGCTCCGACTACAACTTAAGGGGCCCATTTCCCGAATGGGGACGAGCACCAAACATCCGTACCGGCGAAACGGTCAGCGATGCAGAGGCCGCCTACCACAACGCACTCATGTGGGCCATTACGGGAAAACAAGCACATGCGGACAAATCAATTCAGATTATCAATGCCTGGATGAGGTCCCTCAAAAAGGTAAGCGGAATCGACGGCGTTTTGGCTTCGGGTCTGCAAGGGTTTAAGTTTGCGAATGCTGCCGAAATCCTTCGACACTCAGATTCCGGCTGGTCCGATTCGGATGCAAAGCGTTGCGAGCAATGGCTGATGGAAGTTTGGCACCCAACAATCGAGCACTACGCTTACTTTGCCAACGCCAATTGGGAAAGTGCTGCCCTGCAAACCAAAATAGCAATCGCCGTCTACTGCAACGACCGGAAACTGTTCGAAGAAACGGTCCGCTATGCCGTAAATGGCGCGGGGAACGGCAGTATCCCTCACACGATTGTCTATCCTTCGGGCCAATGCCAGGAAACCACTCGTGCCCAACATTACGCTCAACTTGGACTCGGCTTACTCGTGAATGCGGCCGAGGTGGCTTGGAACCAAGGTGTCGATCTTTACGGATGGGACAACAATCGCATCCTGCAAGGATTTGAATACACAGCGAAATACGGATTAGGAGAGGACGTTCCCTACCAACATTACCTGGACCGGACGGGTAAATACGGCTTCGGCGGCCGCAACAATCAGTACGATCAAATCTCGACCATTAGTCGGGGTAACTTCTATCCGATTTTTGAACGTCCCTTGAACCATTACGTCAAACGAAGAGGGTTAAGCGTTCCCTACACAACTCGTGTTGTTGCCAGCAAACGGCCCGAAGGCTTCAATCACGACCACCTGGGCCTCGGCACCTTGACCCATTGGCGATCCCCAGCGCCCACCACCCAACCCGAGCGTCCTCCTGCCGTACCTGCCGGCCTCGTCGCTAGAACGACAGCCCAGGGTATCCGGCTTAGCTGGGTGGGTTCGGTAGAACCAATCAGCGGAACCGACGCCACCAGCTATCTCATTAAACGATCTAACACACCCGCCCCCCCATACGAAACACAAACTCAAACAACGAATCAGCACTTTGTCGACACGACCGTTGAACCAGGCAAGCTTTATCACTACATCGTCTCTGCAATTAACAACGTAGGACAGAGTGATGGCTCGTACCCATTGGCGACCACTGCGGGACTCCCCCTTCGTTGGTCAAATTCTGACGTGGGGAAAGTATCCGTTCCTGGATACGCTGAGCACAACGGAGAGACTTTTTCCCTGGAAGGGCAGGGGGCCGACATTGCCGGAAGACATGACTCCTTCCATTTCGTTCACACCCGCATGCGAGGGGACGGCTCGATTACCGCTCGTATCATCTTGCCGATGAGTTCCCAATGGACCAAACCGGGAGTCATCATGCGAGAAAGCCTCGATGCGGGCTCCGCTCACGCATCGGTTTTGCTGTTACCCCACTGGAAAGGCGCAGTCGTCAGCCGTTCGAACACCGATGGTGAAACAAGCACGACCGATCCAATTCCGATTGGCAAAGCGCACGTCATCAAAAAAAACCGGCTCATGACGCCGTATTGGGTCCGACTTGTACGAGCCGGAAATCGATTCACCGGCTACATGGGAAGCGACGAAAAAAACTGGCAACGATTAGGCTCCGTAGAAATCTCTGTAGGTAAAGACGTCTATGTCGGATTACCCGCCTGCTCCCAACTGAAAAATGTCACCACCACAGTCACTTACGATAACGTAAACGTGCCTGAATGA
- a CDS encoding Gfo/Idh/MocA family oxidoreductase codes for MMARSTNRRSFLKTASASAAAFTILKAGSARAYTANEKLNIAAVGAGGQAGGDIRAVESQNIVALCDVDSARAAGSFNRYPKAKRFQDYRKMLPEMESEIDAVIVATPDHHHFHASMAAIRLGKHVYCEKPLTHSIWEARTLTKAAEEAGVATQMGNQAQASDNTRIVQEYVLDNAIGQVESVHIWTDRPSRGLFDEYWPQGVDRPAATPPVPDTLDWDLWLGPAPARSYHSAYLPTKWRGWWDFGTGALGDIACHFFDPVFRALKLGAPTSVEASSTRVNGETFPLGSMITYDFPAREEMDPVRLTWYDGGLRPPRPDIVKEGDVMGTNGILLVGTDGALLTDWFTPWRLLPDERSKQYGVPPKKLARSPGHHEEWLLACKGGSAAGSNFNWAGPMTETVLLGNVALRSQLREDLTRKKLLWDSDQLAFTNHDGANEYLRRDYRKGWEL; via the coding sequence ACATCGCAGCTGTTGGTGCGGGAGGGCAGGCTGGCGGTGATATACGCGCGGTCGAATCCCAAAACATCGTTGCATTGTGTGACGTTGATTCGGCGCGTGCGGCGGGCTCCTTCAACAGGTATCCAAAAGCAAAACGGTTTCAAGACTATCGGAAAATGCTGCCTGAAATGGAATCCGAAATTGACGCGGTGATTGTGGCGACACCCGATCATCATCATTTTCATGCGTCGATGGCAGCTATTCGACTCGGGAAACATGTTTATTGTGAAAAACCGTTGACGCACTCGATCTGGGAAGCGCGCACACTCACCAAGGCAGCCGAAGAGGCTGGTGTTGCCACGCAAATGGGGAATCAGGCGCAGGCGTCTGACAACACCCGGATTGTGCAGGAATACGTGCTGGACAATGCGATCGGTCAAGTTGAGTCCGTGCATATCTGGACGGATCGACCGTCGCGCGGGTTATTCGATGAGTACTGGCCCCAGGGAGTTGACCGCCCAGCGGCCACACCGCCCGTGCCTGATACGCTTGATTGGGATTTGTGGTTGGGGCCGGCACCTGCTCGTTCCTATCATTCAGCGTACCTCCCGACGAAATGGCGCGGATGGTGGGATTTTGGGACGGGAGCGTTGGGTGATATTGCTTGTCATTTTTTCGATCCCGTTTTTCGAGCGTTGAAACTGGGGGCGCCGACCAGCGTCGAAGCGAGCTCAACTCGCGTGAATGGAGAAACGTTTCCATTGGGTTCGATGATTACGTATGACTTTCCGGCACGCGAAGAAATGGACCCTGTACGGCTGACTTGGTACGACGGTGGTTTACGACCGCCGCGTCCAGATATCGTGAAAGAAGGCGATGTCATGGGTACCAATGGAATATTGCTGGTTGGCACGGATGGGGCTCTGCTGACTGACTGGTTCACACCCTGGCGACTGCTGCCGGATGAGCGTTCGAAGCAGTACGGTGTGCCGCCCAAAAAGTTGGCTCGATCACCGGGGCATCACGAGGAATGGTTGCTTGCCTGCAAGGGCGGTTCGGCTGCCGGCTCTAACTTCAATTGGGCCGGTCCGATGACAGAAACCGTACTGTTGGGTAACGTTGCCTTGCGATCGCAGTTGCGGGAGGATCTCACGCGGAAAAAACTTCTTTGGGATTCCGACCAACTTGCCTTTACAAATCATGATGGCGCGAATGAATATTTGCGTCGTGATTACCGAAAAGGTTGGGAGCTGTGA